In one Roseburia intestinalis L1-82 genomic region, the following are encoded:
- a CDS encoding cysteine desulfurase family protein, producing MSSIENKGKVIYLDNAATTKMSEEVKEAMDPYLEEKFGNASTMYGYGETSRQALEKARKTIAGTLEAKPSEIFFTSGGSESDNWAVKCIAGEYKHKGKHIITSKIEHHAILNSCKYLEELGYEVTYLDVDEYGMVSPEAVYRAIREDTTLITIMFGNNEVGTIEPVFSIGKIAREKDVLFHTDAVQAYAQVPISVRHYPVDLLSASAHKFHGPKGVGFLYIREGVQIPSFIHGGSQEKGKRAGTENIAGIVGMGKAAELAAKGMRAGMYRETMLRNYLIEKIVHEIPDVRVNGHRTKRLPGNVSVSFKGVDGASLLILLDEDGICASGGSACNTGESRISYVIKELGVPEDYAAGTVRMTLSRDTGRSDIDAAVESLKRNIDRLRD from the coding sequence ATGAGTTCGATTGAAAATAAAGGAAAGGTAATTTATTTAGATAATGCCGCGACAACAAAGATGTCAGAGGAAGTAAAAGAGGCGATGGATCCGTATCTGGAAGAAAAATTTGGAAACGCATCCACAATGTATGGATATGGGGAAACATCAAGACAGGCGTTAGAAAAGGCAAGGAAAACAATTGCCGGTACACTGGAGGCAAAACCGTCAGAAATTTTTTTTACATCCGGTGGTTCGGAGTCGGACAACTGGGCAGTAAAATGTATTGCAGGAGAGTATAAGCACAAGGGAAAACACATCATTACAAGCAAAATAGAACATCATGCAATCTTAAATTCCTGTAAATATTTAGAGGAACTAGGATATGAAGTGACCTATCTGGACGTGGATGAATATGGAATGGTATCACCGGAAGCAGTATATCGTGCAATCCGGGAGGATACGACACTGATTACGATCATGTTTGGAAATAATGAGGTGGGGACGATCGAACCGGTTTTTTCTATCGGCAAAATCGCGCGGGAAAAGGATGTACTGTTTCACACGGATGCCGTGCAGGCATATGCGCAGGTGCCAATCTCAGTGCGTCATTATCCGGTGGATCTTTTGAGTGCGAGTGCCCATAAATTTCACGGGCCAAAAGGTGTTGGGTTTTTATATATCAGGGAAGGCGTGCAGATCCCATCCTTTATCCACGGTGGTTCACAGGAAAAAGGAAAACGTGCCGGAACGGAGAATATTGCCGGGATCGTCGGGATGGGGAAGGCGGCGGAGCTTGCTGCGAAAGGTATGCGGGCCGGAATGTACCGGGAGACGATGCTGCGTAATTATCTGATCGAAAAGATCGTGCATGAGATTCCGGATGTCCGTGTCAACGGTCACAGGACGAAAAGACTTCCCGGAAATGTATCTGTCAGTTTCAAGGGAGTGGACGGGGCATCTTTGCTGATCCTTTTAGATGAGGATGGGATCTGTGCCTCCGGGGGTTCTGCATGTAATACAGGTGAAAGCAGGATTTCTTATGTGATAAAAGAACTTGGGGTGCCGGAGGATTATGCAGCAGGAACGGTCAGGATGACACTCAGCAGAGATACGGGTCGGTCGGATATCGATGCGGCGGTAGAGTCCTTGAAACGCAATATCGATAGACTGAGAGACTAA
- a CDS encoding DnaJ C-terminal domain-containing protein encodes MKRDYYEVLGIDKNADASAIKKAYRKLAKKYHPDTNKDDPNAEQKFKEVTEAYSVLNDPEKKKLYDQYGMAAFEEGFSEEQARRAANGGGFSGFHFENGEAGDFWDDMFGQFFGGNSRGNASGHGFGGDRFYREFTGGNSGSHFRGGRDVEAEVTVDFDEAALGCEKVIRLSGSDGKIQSFKVRIPAGMDDGEQLRLKGKGHTGADGTTGDLFLKIKIRPKNGCERKGLDVYTTVTIPYVTAALGGKARIHTLYGDVDCNIKGGTQDGSKIRLRGKGIVSRKNPSIHGDQYVKVQIQVPKYLSPEAKKKLQEYSMMC; translated from the coding sequence ATGAAAAGAGATTATTATGAGGTACTTGGAATTGATAAAAATGCGGATGCGTCCGCGATAAAGAAAGCATATCGGAAACTTGCAAAAAAATATCATCCGGATACGAATAAAGACGATCCGAACGCAGAACAGAAGTTTAAGGAAGTCACGGAAGCATATTCTGTGTTAAATGATCCGGAGAAAAAGAAACTTTACGATCAGTACGGAATGGCTGCATTTGAGGAAGGATTCTCGGAGGAGCAGGCAAGGCGTGCTGCAAATGGAGGAGGATTTTCCGGGTTTCATTTTGAAAACGGCGAGGCGGGTGATTTCTGGGACGATATGTTTGGCCAGTTCTTTGGAGGAAACAGCAGGGGTAATGCATCGGGGCATGGCTTTGGCGGAGACAGGTTTTACCGGGAATTTACCGGAGGAAACAGCGGCAGCCACTTTCGCGGAGGGCGCGATGTGGAAGCGGAGGTGACGGTGGATTTTGATGAGGCAGCACTTGGCTGTGAGAAGGTCATAAGATTAAGTGGCAGTGACGGAAAAATCCAGTCATTTAAAGTGCGCATACCGGCGGGCATGGATGACGGGGAACAGTTAAGGCTGAAAGGCAAAGGTCATACCGGTGCTGACGGTACCACCGGCGATCTGTTCTTAAAGATAAAGATCCGTCCAAAGAATGGCTGCGAGCGGAAAGGACTTGATGTTTATACGACCGTTACGATCCCGTATGTGACAGCAGCACTTGGCGGAAAAGCAAGAATCCATACACTCTACGGGGATGTGGACTGCAATATCAAGGGCGGAACGCAGGATGGAAGCAAGATCAGGCTGCGCGGAAAAGGGATCGTTTCCAGAAAGAATCCGTCCATACACGGAGACCAGTATGTGAAAGTACAGATCCAGGTTCCGAAATACTTAAGCCCGGAGGCAAAGAAAAAATTACAGGAATACAGCATGATGTGTTAA
- a CDS encoding polysaccharide biosynthesis protein: protein MKKLYSTKSTLLTGTLFLTLAGILTRIIGFFYRIFLSRTIGAEGLGIYQLIAPVTAICFAFTAAGIQTSISKFVSMEVGRKNDAGAKTYLSIGLFISLCLSTLCSFFLYHYADFIAVSWLGDKRCTPLLAVLSFSFIPCCIHACINGYYYGLKKTAVPSLCQLTEQFARVGSVYLMYQIAVSQGKSLTLSMVVWGIVCGEAASTLVSVSVFRISDGNRRTPGKSRKNLYTCTKNLLSMAVPLTSNRIVLNLFAGFENVMLPNRLLAFGYTQSEALSVYGILTGMAMSVIMFPSVITNSVSVLLLPTISEAQAAGKRNKILYTIKKTIESCLLLGFLSTAGFLVTGNFLGNFLFNNALVGTFIATLGWLCPFLYLSSTLSSILHGLGHPGITFELNLVSCTIRILFVLLAVPVWGIRSYLWGILVSQAVTALLSIFILLRKTAGYTFGRNNIKTQK from the coding sequence TTGAAAAAATTATATTCCACCAAAAGTACGCTTTTAACCGGAACCCTCTTTCTCACCCTCGCCGGAATCCTCACCCGCATTATAGGTTTCTTCTATAGGATATTCTTATCGCGTACCATTGGTGCAGAAGGTCTCGGCATTTATCAGCTCATCGCTCCTGTAACCGCCATCTGTTTTGCATTTACCGCTGCAGGGATCCAGACCTCCATATCCAAATTCGTTTCCATGGAAGTTGGAAGAAAAAATGATGCCGGTGCCAAAACCTATCTTTCGATCGGGCTTTTTATCTCCTTATGCCTTTCCACACTCTGCAGCTTTTTTCTCTATCATTATGCGGATTTTATTGCTGTTTCCTGGCTTGGTGATAAGCGGTGCACGCCGCTCCTTGCTGTGCTCTCCTTTTCCTTTATCCCATGCTGTATCCATGCCTGTATCAACGGTTATTATTATGGTCTGAAAAAAACGGCTGTCCCTTCACTCTGCCAGTTGACCGAACAGTTCGCCCGCGTTGGAAGCGTTTACCTGATGTACCAGATCGCCGTCAGCCAAGGAAAATCTTTAACGCTTTCCATGGTCGTCTGGGGAATCGTCTGCGGCGAGGCGGCGAGCACACTGGTATCGGTCAGTGTTTTCCGGATCTCCGATGGAAACCGGCGCACCCCCGGCAAAAGCAGGAAAAATCTCTATACCTGCACCAAAAATCTGCTCTCCATGGCAGTTCCCTTAACCTCAAACAGGATCGTTCTAAATTTATTTGCAGGGTTTGAAAATGTCATGCTGCCAAACCGCCTGTTAGCTTTCGGCTATACCCAGTCGGAAGCACTCAGTGTTTATGGGATTCTCACCGGAATGGCAATGTCTGTCATCATGTTTCCGTCCGTGATCACAAACTCCGTGTCTGTTCTTCTGCTCCCGACGATATCAGAGGCACAGGCCGCCGGGAAAAGAAATAAGATCCTCTACACCATAAAAAAAACGATCGAGTCCTGCCTTTTACTTGGCTTTCTCTCGACCGCGGGATTTCTTGTCACCGGAAATTTTCTCGGCAATTTTTTATTTAACAATGCGCTTGTCGGGACCTTTATCGCAACGCTCGGCTGGCTCTGTCCGTTTCTGTATCTCAGTTCTACCTTAAGCAGTATCCTGCATGGGCTTGGTCATCCCGGCATCACCTTTGAATTAAACCTGGTCTCCTGCACGATCCGGATCCTGTTTGTCCTGCTCGCTGTCCCGGTCTGGGGAATCAGAAGCTATCTTTGGGGAATCCTTGTCAGTCAGGCGGTCACGGCACTGTTGTCCATCTTTATACTTTTAAGGAAAACCGCCGGATACACATTCGGCAGGAATAATATAAAGACACAAAAATAA
- a CDS encoding polysaccharide deacetylase family protein: MTEKKFVALTFDDGPTPGITDQVLDVLKENDIVASFFLIGQKITEQSEYLIRRAYDMGCSIENHSKTHPGMPELNDREILDEVSYTTEQIVRITGEKPEFFRPPYISYNQKMYDLIDLTFICGYGCEDWEPSVTAKERADRILRDAKPGFIILLHDMEGNTQTVEAIKTIIPALKEQGYEFVTVRDLFRKSGIVPQRNVIYMGADEVRNNYE; encoded by the coding sequence ATGACGGAGAAAAAATTTGTGGCACTGACCTTTGATGACGGACCGACACCGGGAATTACGGATCAGGTATTGGATGTGCTTAAGGAAAACGATATCGTGGCAAGTTTTTTTCTGATTGGACAGAAAATTACAGAGCAGTCGGAGTACCTGATCCGGCGTGCATATGATATGGGGTGTTCAATCGAAAATCACTCCAAAACGCATCCGGGGATGCCGGAACTTAATGACCGGGAGATTTTGGACGAGGTCAGCTATACGACGGAACAGATCGTGCGTATTACGGGAGAAAAACCGGAGTTCTTCCGGCCTCCGTATATCAGTTATAACCAGAAAATGTATGATCTGATTGATCTTACTTTTATCTGCGGATATGGCTGTGAGGACTGGGAGCCTTCTGTGACAGCGAAAGAGCGGGCAGACAGGATCCTTCGGGATGCGAAGCCCGGATTTATTATCTTACTGCATGATATGGAAGGCAATACGCAGACAGTTGAGGCAATAAAGACGATCATTCCTGCTTTAAAAGAACAGGGCTATGAATTTGTCACAGTCAGGGATCTGTTTCGAAAGAGCGGCATTGTTCCACAGAGAAATGTGATCTATATGGGTGCGGATGAAGTGAGAAATAATTATGAATAA
- a CDS encoding HAD family hydrolase: MRPEYIFMDLDGTISDPKEGITKAVAHALSYYGIQVENLDTLEKFIGPPLLDSFQDFYGFSEEQSREAVGKYREYFGSQGLFENVLYDGMKELLAAVVSHGKKIAIATSKPEVYTVQILKYFEIEQYFYFVAGSTLDGSRSKKGDVIRYALDSLKITADQAVMVGDRKHDVIGAKENGMYVIGVLYGYGDRMELETAGADCIVADVNELKVKLAKITTKYMGKWY; the protein is encoded by the coding sequence ATGAGACCGGAATATATTTTTATGGATCTGGATGGAACGATTTCAGATCCGAAAGAGGGAATCACAAAGGCGGTGGCACATGCACTTTCGTATTATGGAATCCAGGTTGAAAATTTAGATACATTAGAGAAGTTTATTGGACCACCGCTTCTGGATTCTTTTCAGGATTTTTATGGATTTTCAGAGGAACAGAGCCGGGAGGCAGTCGGAAAATACAGGGAATATTTCGGCAGCCAGGGGCTTTTTGAAAATGTTTTGTACGACGGAATGAAAGAATTGCTTGCAGCAGTTGTTTCACACGGAAAAAAGATCGCGATTGCCACATCGAAGCCGGAAGTATATACTGTACAGATCCTTAAGTATTTTGAAATTGAGCAATATTTTTATTTTGTTGCAGGAAGTACATTAGACGGCAGCAGAAGTAAAAAAGGTGATGTGATCCGCTACGCCCTGGATTCACTTAAAATCACTGCTGATCAGGCAGTAATGGTGGGAGACAGAAAACATGATGTGATTGGTGCAAAAGAAAATGGCATGTATGTGATCGGTGTTTTGTATGGCTATGGTGACAGAATGGAACTTGAAACTGCCGGGGCAGACTGTATTGTTGCGGATGTGAATGAATTGAAAGTAAAATTAGCTAAAATCACAACTAAATATATGGGAAAATGGTACTGA
- a CDS encoding ABC-F family ATP-binding cassette domain-containing protein — protein MISANNVTLRIGKKALFEDVNIKFTEGNCYGLIGANGAGKSTFLKILSGQLEPTGGDVTITPGQRLSFLQQDHFKYDEYTVLDTVIMGNKRLYDIMKEKDAIYMKEDFTDEDGIRASELEAEFADMDGWNAESDAATLLNGLGIPTEEHYTQMGDMPGPLKVKVLLAQALFGNPDILLLDEPTNHLDLDAINWLEEFLINFENTVIVVSHDRYFLNKVCTNIADIDYGKIQLYAGNYDFWYESSQLLVKQMKEANKKKEEKIKELQDFISRFSANASKSKQATSRKRALEKIQLDEIRPSSRKYPYIDFRPSREIGNEVLSVEGITKTIDGVKVLDNVSFIVGHDDKIAFVGGNELAKTTLFKILTGEMEPDSGSYKWGVTTSQSYFPKDNTEIFDTDLLIVDWLTQYSEIKDATYVRGFLGRMLFAGEDGTKKMRVLSGGEKVRVLLSRMMIMATNVLILDEPTDHLDMESITALNNGLIKFPGVVLFASRDHQVVQTTANRIIEFLPDGTFIDKVSTYDEYLENDEMARKRQVYNMSSDDENDN, from the coding sequence ATGATCAGTGCAAATAACGTTACGCTTCGGATCGGCAAAAAAGCCCTGTTCGAGGACGTCAATATTAAGTTTACTGAGGGAAACTGTTACGGTCTTATCGGTGCAAACGGTGCCGGAAAGTCCACCTTTTTAAAAATTTTATCCGGTCAGTTAGAACCAACCGGAGGTGACGTTACGATCACACCCGGCCAGCGTCTTTCTTTCCTGCAGCAGGATCACTTCAAATATGATGAATATACGGTTCTCGATACTGTCATCATGGGTAACAAACGCCTCTATGACATCATGAAAGAAAAAGATGCCATTTACATGAAAGAAGACTTTACGGATGAGGATGGTATCCGTGCGAGTGAACTTGAAGCAGAGTTTGCCGATATGGACGGATGGAATGCAGAATCTGACGCTGCAACACTTCTCAACGGTCTTGGTATTCCGACCGAAGAACATTATACACAGATGGGCGATATGCCTGGTCCTTTAAAAGTCAAGGTCTTACTCGCACAGGCATTGTTCGGTAATCCGGATATCCTTCTTTTAGATGAGCCGACCAACCACTTAGATCTCGATGCGATCAACTGGTTAGAGGAGTTTTTGATCAACTTCGAAAATACAGTCATCGTGGTATCCCATGACCGTTATTTCTTAAACAAAGTCTGCACCAATATTGCAGATATTGATTACGGCAAGATCCAGCTGTATGCAGGTAACTACGATTTCTGGTATGAGTCCAGCCAGCTTCTTGTAAAACAGATGAAAGAAGCCAACAAGAAGAAAGAAGAAAAAATCAAAGAGTTACAGGACTTTATCTCCCGTTTCTCTGCAAACGCTTCCAAATCCAAACAGGCTACTTCCAGAAAACGTGCTTTAGAGAAGATCCAGTTAGATGAGATCCGTCCTTCCAGCCGTAAATATCCATACATCGATTTCCGTCCGAGCCGTGAGATCGGTAATGAGGTTTTGTCGGTAGAAGGCATCACAAAAACCATCGATGGTGTTAAAGTTCTTGATAATGTATCTTTTATCGTTGGACACGATGACAAGATCGCCTTTGTCGGCGGCAACGAGCTTGCAAAAACAACACTATTTAAGATCCTGACCGGTGAAATGGAGCCGGATTCCGGTTCTTACAAATGGGGTGTTACCACAAGCCAGTCCTATTTCCCGAAAGATAACACAGAGATCTTTGATACCGATCTTCTGATCGTTGACTGGCTGACACAATACTCCGAAATCAAAGATGCAACTTATGTACGTGGATTCCTTGGCCGTATGCTTTTCGCAGGCGAAGACGGAACGAAAAAGATGCGTGTTCTCTCCGGTGGTGAGAAGGTGCGTGTACTGCTCTCCCGCATGATGATCATGGCTACGAACGTCCTGATCTTAGATGAGCCGACTGACCATCTGGATATGGAATCTATCACCGCATTAAACAACGGACTGATCAAATTCCCGGGTGTTGTACTTTTTGCTTCCCGTGACCATCAGGTCGTTCAGACAACTGCAAACAGGATCATCGAGTTCCTGCCGGACGGAACATTCATCGATAAAGTTTCTACTTACGATGAGTATCTTGAAAATGATGAGATGGCAAGAAAACGTCAGGTATATAATATGTCTTCTGACGATGAGAACGATAACTAA
- a CDS encoding bifunctional diguanylate cyclase/phosphodiesterase, with the protein MEKENRKGLIYEFPMGVAVLKGGHSLQIDIANAEFMKAIGHGEQAEPDRNRDFYDCVYLQDAGAFEDMIEKCREQKRAEEIEVRIISGQGQICWVKFWCSIYYYKDAVPYYLLICKNTNDRKELEDELLLLNEQYSMLEEVTDDVPFEYDVKGKRFRIPHKYHINGRLQKDDQDYMEIEKWLAFIHKDEQTLYREVIQNASEREMSGSFDYRMNTALGGGIPQYCWYRTVYRSIRGTNGKILKIIGRSYDISSDRKIQEQLSEEMRRDPLTHLYNKVATGEEAERILKEYPEGTHVLFLIDIDNFKSINDTFGHTVGDTVISDIASALEEQFPDHKLVGRVGGDEFLVLMDNTTLKQAEQKAKELCRHGEKKLVGDDAVIHVTMSVGLAVSGQDGNCYTELFDQADRAMYAIKRSGKSNYAFAGKNKTVHMKRNIDTCGKDVDYEKKQGMDKEFLNTAFLLLSHARDMNGSLNVLLERIGRRYHLDMVAVFEYDEKISQMTLTNYWSTFGQIYEKNVIKPIRTEVVEAGSGDFVILNDTDETHYKRLSFENWNTGENRITQIAVAKFEYSGSKTGGLYFGVQNRQNYFESADRTTFCELARVTSVFVSLRNKLRDDQKEIRHLQDRDQLTGLYNLEAFKYRLKNILAEAKQGQEHYALVHIDIDKFSYVNENYGQQTGDAILKDFAGGIQTNERVLLACRMYSDYFILLLKGKDQSEIEKLVAWSTEHYEEKLKKRYPSGTLRLSVGICHIENLNEKFDTILESANLARKLVKEQGGSGICVYREEMRAKRDDAIQITGRFYGAMQQGELEVYLQPKFNLEERKIYGAEALARWRTKTGEMIMPGRFVPPLENIGYVVDLDFYIYEQLLRAMKRWKKAGKELFTISTNFSRRNFESGGKNFAGRLKRMADHYGIDPKYIEVEVTESVVVENVDELKRVLSELEKFGFRIAIDDFGTGYSSLGVLLEIPADVVKIDKSFTDRINLKEQRNFVSQMGNFIHSAKEEVIFEGIETEEQLQFLRGCGFLYGQGYLFDRPIPLEEFERKYM; encoded by the coding sequence ATGGAGAAGGAAAATAGAAAGGGACTGATCTATGAGTTTCCGATGGGGGTTGCAGTATTAAAAGGTGGACATTCATTGCAGATCGATATCGCAAATGCGGAGTTTATGAAGGCGATAGGACATGGGGAACAGGCGGAACCGGACAGGAACCGTGACTTTTACGACTGTGTTTATCTGCAGGATGCAGGTGCCTTTGAAGACATGATTGAAAAATGCCGGGAACAGAAAAGGGCGGAAGAGATCGAGGTAAGAATTATTTCAGGGCAGGGGCAGATCTGCTGGGTAAAATTCTGGTGCAGTATCTATTATTATAAGGATGCCGTGCCGTATTACCTTTTGATCTGTAAGAATACCAATGACAGGAAAGAACTGGAAGATGAGCTGCTTTTATTAAATGAACAGTATTCCATGTTAGAGGAAGTGACGGATGATGTACCTTTTGAGTACGATGTGAAAGGAAAAAGATTCCGGATTCCGCACAAATACCATATCAATGGACGTCTGCAAAAAGATGATCAGGATTATATGGAAATTGAAAAGTGGCTTGCTTTTATCCATAAAGATGAACAGACGTTATACCGGGAAGTGATTCAGAATGCATCCGAAAGGGAGATGTCAGGTTCATTTGACTACCGGATGAATACAGCCCTTGGAGGAGGAATACCACAATATTGCTGGTACCGGACCGTGTACCGGAGTATCCGGGGCACAAACGGAAAAATTTTAAAGATCATTGGAAGAAGTTATGATATCAGTTCTGACAGAAAGATACAGGAGCAGCTTTCCGAAGAGATGCGCAGAGATCCGCTGACGCATCTTTACAATAAAGTTGCAACCGGTGAGGAAGCGGAGAGAATACTGAAGGAGTATCCGGAAGGAACACATGTATTGTTTCTGATCGATATCGATAATTTTAAAAGTATTAATGATACGTTCGGACATACGGTGGGGGATACGGTGATTTCAGATATTGCTTCGGCTTTAGAAGAACAGTTTCCGGATCATAAACTGGTGGGAAGAGTCGGCGGGGATGAATTTCTTGTACTGATGGATAATACGACTTTAAAACAGGCGGAACAAAAGGCAAAAGAACTCTGCAGACATGGAGAAAAAAAACTGGTCGGGGATGATGCGGTCATACATGTGACGATGAGTGTGGGACTTGCGGTGTCCGGGCAGGATGGAAATTGTTATACAGAGCTGTTTGACCAGGCAGACCGTGCAATGTACGCGATCAAACGTAGTGGAAAAAGCAATTATGCATTTGCGGGGAAAAATAAGACAGTTCATATGAAACGCAATATTGATACCTGTGGGAAAGATGTAGATTATGAAAAAAAGCAGGGGATGGACAAAGAATTTTTAAATACGGCATTTCTGCTTTTATCTCATGCGAGAGATATGAATGGTTCCCTGAATGTGCTGCTTGAAAGAATCGGCAGGCGGTATCATCTGGATATGGTGGCAGTTTTTGAATATGATGAAAAAATTTCGCAGATGACGCTGACCAATTACTGGAGTACATTTGGACAGATTTATGAAAAAAATGTTATAAAGCCGATTCGTACCGAAGTTGTGGAAGCGGGCAGCGGAGATTTTGTCATACTGAATGATACGGATGAAACACACTATAAAAGATTGTCGTTTGAAAACTGGAATACAGGAGAAAACCGTATCACGCAGATTGCAGTAGCAAAATTTGAATATTCCGGCAGCAAGACAGGAGGATTGTATTTTGGTGTGCAAAACAGACAGAATTATTTTGAGAGTGCGGACAGAACAACGTTTTGTGAACTTGCCAGAGTAACATCCGTTTTTGTATCACTGCGCAATAAGTTAAGGGATGATCAGAAAGAAATCCGTCATCTGCAGGATCGTGACCAGCTTACCGGACTGTACAATTTAGAGGCGTTTAAATATAGACTGAAAAATATTTTAGCAGAAGCAAAACAGGGGCAGGAACACTATGCTCTCGTCCATATAGATATTGATAAGTTTTCATATGTAAATGAAAACTACGGACAACAGACCGGAGATGCCATCTTAAAAGATTTTGCTGGGGGTATACAGACAAATGAAAGAGTGCTTTTGGCATGCCGGATGTATTCTGACTATTTTATCCTCCTTTTAAAAGGAAAAGATCAGAGTGAAATAGAAAAACTCGTTGCATGGAGCACAGAACATTACGAGGAAAAATTAAAAAAACGCTATCCTTCCGGCACGCTGAGACTTTCGGTAGGAATTTGTCATATTGAAAATCTGAATGAAAAATTTGATACGATATTGGAGAGCGCAAATCTGGCGCGTAAACTGGTAAAAGAACAGGGTGGCTCCGGAATCTGTGTATATAGGGAAGAAATGCGAGCGAAACGCGATGATGCGATCCAGATTACAGGACGTTTTTATGGTGCCATGCAGCAAGGGGAACTTGAAGTTTATCTGCAGCCGAAATTTAATCTGGAAGAACGTAAAATATATGGGGCAGAAGCATTAGCAAGATGGCGTACAAAGACCGGTGAGATGATCATGCCGGGAAGATTTGTACCTCCGCTTGAGAACATCGGATATGTGGTGGATCTTGATTTTTACATTTATGAGCAGCTTCTGCGTGCGATGAAAAGATGGAAAAAGGCAGGAAAAGAACTGTTTACGATATCTACCAATTTTTCGAGACGCAACTTTGAAAGCGGTGGAAAAAATTTTGCCGGACGCTTAAAACGCATGGCGGATCATTATGGAATCGATCCGAAGTATATTGAGGTGGAAGTTACGGAGAGCGTTGTGGTAGAAAATGTAGATGAGTTAAAAAGGGTGCTTTCAGAACTTGAAAAATTCGGTTTCCGCATTGCGATCGATGATTTTGGAACAGGATACTCCTCGCTTGGCGTGCTGCTTGAGATACCGGCGGATGTGGTGAAAATCGATAAAAGTTTTACCGACCGCATTAATTTAAAAGAACAGCGGAATTTTGTTTCACAGATGGGAAACTTTATCCACTCTGCAAAAGAAGAAGTGATATTTGAAGGGATTGAAACGGAAGAGCAGCTTCAGTTTTTGCGTGGCTGTGGATTTTTGTACGGACAGGGATATTTATTTGACAGACCGATTCCACTGGAAGAATTTGAAAGAAAATATATGTGA